From one Lolium rigidum isolate FL_2022 chromosome 4, APGP_CSIRO_Lrig_0.1, whole genome shotgun sequence genomic stretch:
- the LOC124649715 gene encoding late embryogenesis abundant protein 19-like encodes MASNQEQASYRVGEAKGHTQEKTGQVMGAAKDKACEAKDRAAGLAGHASGQGQGATDAAKKKAVEAQDMTSEMAQAAKDKTVESKDTGSFLGEKTEAAKQKASETAQYAQERSSDAAQYAKESAVAGKDKTGGLLQQATETVKGAVVGAKDAVVNTLGMGGDNATKTGKDNSTITEKITGDH; translated from the exons ATGGCATCGAACCAGGAGCAGGCGAGCTACCGCGTCGGCGAGGCCAAGGGCCACACCCAG GAGAAGACGGGGCAGGTGATGGGCGCGGCCAAGGACAAGGCGTGCGAGGCCAAGGACCGGGCGGCGGGCCTGGCGGGGCACGCGTCCGGCCAGGGTCAGGGCGCCACGGACGCCGCCAAGAAGAAGGCCGTCGAGGCCCAGGACATGACGTCCGAGATGGCGCAGGCCGCCAAGGACAAGACCGTCGAGAGCAAGGACACCGGCAGCTTCCTCGGCGAGAAGACGGAGGCGGCCAAGCAGAAGGCGTCCGAGACGGCGCAGTACGCGCAGGAGAGGTCCTCAGACGCGGCGCAGTACGCCAAGGAGTCAGCCGTCGCCGGCAAGGACAAGACCGGCGGTTTGCTGCAGCAGGCCACCGAGACGGTGAAGGGCGCGGTGGTGGGCGCCAAGGACGCGGTGGTGAACACACTGGGCATGGGCGGCGACAACGCCACCAAAACTGGCAAGGACAACAGCACCATCACCGAGAAGATTACCGGCGATCACTAG